The following are encoded together in the Ezakiella massiliensis genome:
- a CDS encoding DUF1294 domain-containing protein, with product MESLFYLILTMNIISFAVYAYDKFAAINNRWRISEKNLFLLALLFGGVGATLSMKIFRHKTQKPLFLLVIPILTALQLVAIATLYGVNLN from the coding sequence ATGGAATCTTTATTTTATTTAATTCTAACAATGAATATTATTAGCTTTGCGGTCTATGCCTATGATAAATTTGCAGCCATAAATAACCGTTGGAGGATAAGTGAGAAAAATTTATTTTTACTCGCCCTACTGTTCGGAGGAGTTGGCGCCACATTGTCAATGAAAATCTTCCGCCACAAAACTCAAAAGCCCCTGTTTTTACTTGTAATACCAATATTAACAGCCCTACAATTAGTCGCAATCGCCACCCTCTATGGAGTCAATCTCAATTAA
- a CDS encoding NAD(+)/NADH kinase codes for MKKICIYLNEYPASIEVAKELEERFHALGIDTVRHDINSNAIFEGQVDFNIVVGGDGTFLKAVTLSNYSKKPFIGINTGGLGFFQEVKRHELASLVHHITVDKYTTNPTRLLKCTAYRTDGSSVEYLCVNEVLVKGLNSKVLHMDVMIGDNFLERFSGDGLIISTSIGSTAYNFSVGGAIVYPAFEIMQLSPLAPISSASYRSLLNSVVMPGRFEVILSPETKYEKGIMIVQDGTEHLIENIDRIVTTMSDVFINRLHIDEDSYWSNLRDKFI; via the coding sequence ATGAAAAAAATTTGTATATATTTAAATGAATATCCAGCGAGTATAGAAGTTGCAAAAGAACTTGAAGAAAGATTTCATGCACTCGGCATTGATACAGTGAGGCATGACATAAATTCGAATGCTATATTCGAGGGTCAAGTTGATTTTAATATTGTAGTTGGTGGGGACGGAACTTTTTTAAAGGCGGTCACCCTGTCAAATTATTCTAAGAAGCCTTTTATTGGTATCAATACAGGCGGTCTTGGATTTTTTCAAGAGGTTAAGAGGCATGAACTGGCCAGCCTGGTCCATCATATAACCGTTGACAAGTACACCACAAATCCGACTCGACTTTTAAAGTGTACAGCGTACAGGACTGACGGGTCTAGCGTAGAATACTTGTGCGTTAATGAAGTTCTGGTCAAGGGGCTTAATTCAAAAGTCCTCCACATGGATGTTATGATTGGCGACAATTTCTTGGAAAGATTTTCCGGAGACGGCCTCATAATTTCTACATCAATTGGGAGCACGGCCTACAATTTCTCAGTTGGAGGAGCTATTGTCTATCCGGCTTTTGAAATTATGCAGCTAAGTCCGCTGGCGCCAATATCAAGTGCCAGCTACAGGTCACTTTTAAATTCGGTTGTAATGCCGGGGCGTTTTGAAGTTATTTTATCGCCTGAAACCAAGTATGAAAAAGGCATAATGATCGTTCAAGACGGGACTGAACACTTGATTGAAAATATAGATAGGATAGTAACGACTATGTCAGATGTATTTATAAATCGCTTGCACATAGACGAAGACAGTTACTGGAGCAATTTGAGAGATAAATTTATTTAA
- a CDS encoding metal ABC transporter permease, translating to MINFIDKIIEYWQFPFVKYAFISGILIAVSSSLLGLVLVLKRYSHIGTSLSNVAFGSMSMASVIGLTKEIYLILPVTVASSVILLKKSKSHFRSDASLAMISVFFLALGYILMNVFKSGPNVAVDVCTTLFGSLSILTLTKTDILICLVLASIIILFFIFYYNKIFLLTFDESYAKASGLNLEKLNFMLAIIIALTISISLRLVGSLLVCALMVFPTMTAVKICRSFKSISIFVAISSILMAVFGICVSIVFGFPVGPTIVFINALVFMIASIIGKRI from the coding sequence ATGATTAATTTTATTGATAAGATAATTGAATATTGGCAGTTTCCCTTTGTTAAATACGCTTTTATCAGCGGGATTTTAATAGCCGTATCTTCATCCCTCTTAGGGTTAGTTTTAGTTTTAAAAAGATACAGCCATATTGGGACCAGCTTGTCAAATGTTGCCTTTGGGTCTATGTCTATGGCCTCTGTAATCGGCCTTACAAAAGAAATATATCTAATACTTCCTGTAACTGTCGCTTCCTCAGTGATTCTACTAAAGAAAAGTAAATCTCACTTTAGGTCAGACGCTTCGCTTGCAATGATAAGCGTATTTTTCCTTGCCCTTGGCTATATATTGATGAATGTTTTTAAAAGCGGTCCAAATGTTGCCGTGGATGTATGCACGACATTGTTCGGATCACTTTCGATTCTCACACTTACAAAGACTGACATCTTGATATGTTTGGTCCTTGCAAGCATAATAATTTTATTTTTTATTTTCTATTACAATAAAATTTTCTTGCTGACCTTTGATGAATCCTATGCCAAGGCAAGCGGCCTAAATTTAGAAAAATTAAATTTCATGCTCGCTATTATAATTGCTCTTACAATTTCAATCTCTCTGCGACTTGTAGGATCATTATTAGTCTGTGCCCTTATGGTCTTCCCCACTATGACTGCAGTAAAAATCTGCCGGTCTTTTAAAAGTATTAGTATTTTTGTAGCCATATCTTCTATTCTGATGGCAGTCTTTGGAATCTGCGTATCCATAGTTTTTGGATTCCCAGTTGGTCCGACAATTGTATTTATAAATGCACTAGTATTTATGATTGCTAGTATCATCGGAAAAAGGATTTAA
- a CDS encoding ABC transporter permease, whose product MLTVFNFEFLNAVRKKAFIISMAIMFLFTILFSFVPKLVAKFSSGDNQPIGVYSDLSYIDEAALADAYESEFVKYDDPDKMEADLKKNDLDAAILIKGDQRKLIMKSSSMGAMNKYENLAQIATNIEKQKELNDMGVDSAITDKFLESNYYEPISLETDGAKNFWLVYIALFVLYFLIMMFSNQVAMSIAREKSDRTMELLITAAKPSDLICGKVAAYGLVGVISLLVLYGGMIIGTKFGGETAMDIVESLNLTQLIKVDQIIVTFVFFILGYILYLFMMAAAASLVSKIEDVNTAIQPLTMVFVISFFVSYFGMMNPGIVLKVASFVPFSSPFAMIARYGVETVPVIEVIISAAILFVSTVLIAKFSIKVYKLGSFNYGTKVNFFKSLFKAIKD is encoded by the coding sequence ATGTTAACAGTATTTAATTTTGAATTTTTAAACGCAGTGAGAAAAAAAGCCTTTATAATTTCTATGGCTATTATGTTTTTGTTTACAATTTTGTTTTCTTTTGTGCCAAAGCTTGTGGCCAAATTTTCTTCAGGGGACAATCAGCCAATCGGGGTTTATTCTGATTTGTCATATATCGATGAAGCAGCCTTGGCAGATGCTTATGAGTCTGAATTTGTAAAGTACGATGACCCAGATAAGATGGAAGCAGACTTAAAGAAGAATGATTTGGATGCAGCAATTTTAATCAAGGGCGACCAAAGAAAATTGATTATGAAATCTTCTTCCATGGGGGCTATGAATAAATATGAAAATCTGGCCCAAATCGCTACTAATATTGAAAAGCAAAAAGAACTCAATGACATGGGTGTTGACTCAGCTATTACAGACAAGTTCTTGGAATCCAATTATTACGAGCCTATTAGTTTGGAAACTGACGGAGCCAAAAACTTTTGGCTGGTCTATATTGCACTCTTTGTATTGTATTTCCTCATAATGATGTTCTCAAATCAAGTGGCCATGAGTATAGCTCGTGAAAAATCGGACAGGACTATGGAGCTTTTGATTACAGCTGCCAAGCCATCTGATTTAATTTGCGGCAAGGTCGCTGCCTATGGATTGGTGGGAGTGATTTCACTATTAGTACTCTATGGTGGCATGATTATCGGCACAAAATTTGGCGGAGAAACAGCCATGGATATAGTTGAGTCCTTAAACTTGACTCAGCTAATAAAAGTTGATCAAATTATAGTTACCTTTGTATTTTTTATCCTGGGTTATATCTTATATCTCTTTATGATGGCAGCTGCTGCTAGCTTGGTCAGCAAGATCGAAGATGTCAACACAGCTATACAACCGCTTACAATGGTATTTGTAATTTCATTTTTCGTTTCATATTTTGGAATGATGAATCCTGGAATTGTTTTAAAAGTTGCTAGCTTTGTTCCATTTTCATCGCCATTTGCTATGATTGCCAGGTATGGGGTTGAAACTGTTCCTGTCATAGAGGTTATAATTTCTGCAGCAATTCTCTTTGTAAGTACAGTTTTGATTGCAAAGTTCTCAATCAAGGTCTACAAGCTGGGAAGTTTTAACTACGGGACCAAGGTTAATTTCTTTAAAAGTTTATTTAAGGCTATTAAAGATTGA
- a CDS encoding helix-turn-helix transcriptional regulator: MEEKYIFNEDTVYDFVEMLKALADSSRLKIIHALMDGTLCVSDISEKTGLGQSLVSHHLSILRAVRAVKPRREGKNIFYTIDDDHVKDIFVKGMNHVSHK, encoded by the coding sequence ATGGAAGAAAAATATATTTTTAATGAAGATACTGTATACGATTTTGTAGAGATGTTAAAGGCACTTGCAGATTCAAGCAGGCTAAAGATTATTCATGCACTTATGGATGGGACCTTGTGCGTGTCAGATATTTCCGAAAAGACAGGTCTCGGCCAGTCTCTAGTAAGCCACCATCTGAGTATTCTAAGAGCTGTAAGAGCGGTTAAGCCAAGAAGAGAAGGGAAAAATATTTTTTATACAATCGATGACGATCACGTAAAAGATATTTTTGTAAAGGGAATGAACCACGTTTCACATAAATAA
- the rsmA gene encoding 16S rRNA (adenine(1518)-N(6)/adenine(1519)-N(6))-dimethyltransferase RsmA, with protein MTRIYHLNRTREIIDSYGLDFKKSLGQNFLIDGNVLKKIGDTAGVNEETKILEVGPGIGSLTEELLIRGAEVHSIEIDQRFFPILEENLEAYPKFKLYQGDATNEELFSKAAQGMTDFVANLPYVVTTPILENIFTLGKFKSATVMVQREVAARMTAEVGSKDYSALSVFVKYFSDARGAFVVKPGGFIPRPKVDSAVVYMKLKDNKDHKAFMRLVHAAFGMRRKTILNSISMGLGADKQLIEDALVDVNIDPGKRAENLGLEDYIKLEDRLKDIL; from the coding sequence TTGACTAGAATTTATCATTTGAATAGGACCAGAGAAATTATTGATTCCTACGGTTTAGACTTTAAAAAGAGCCTGGGACAAAACTTTTTGATAGACGGCAATGTTTTAAAAAAGATTGGAGACACTGCAGGTGTAAATGAAGAGACAAAGATTCTTGAGGTTGGACCAGGTATAGGTTCACTCACAGAAGAGCTTTTGATTAGAGGAGCTGAGGTCCACTCGATTGAGATCGACCAAAGATTTTTTCCAATCTTGGAAGAAAACCTAGAAGCCTATCCCAAATTTAAATTGTACCAGGGCGATGCGACCAATGAAGAGCTTTTCTCTAAGGCAGCCCAAGGGATGACAGACTTTGTTGCAAACCTGCCTTATGTAGTAACGACTCCTATACTTGAAAATATTTTTACACTGGGAAAATTTAAGTCAGCGACAGTCATGGTTCAAAGGGAAGTTGCTGCAAGGATGACTGCAGAAGTTGGCAGCAAAGATTACTCGGCCTTGTCAGTCTTTGTAAAATATTTTTCAGATGCTAGGGGGGCCTTTGTAGTTAAACCGGGAGGCTTTATTCCTAGACCAAAAGTAGATAGTGCAGTTGTTTATATGAAGCTAAAAGATAACAAGGACCACAAGGCTTTTATGAGGTTAGTTCACGCAGCTTTTGGCATGAGAAGGAAGACGATTTTAAATTCAATTAGCATGGGCCTAGGCGCTGATAAGCAATTAATAGAAGATGCCTTGGTAGATGTTAATATTGATCCAGGCAAAAGAGCTGAGAATTTAGGTCTGGAAGATTATATCAAGCTAGAAGATAGGTTGAAGGATATATTGTAA
- a CDS encoding DUF1858 domain-containing protein, with the protein MSDFKVTKDTYLSELLEKKPEAAYILMSYGMACVGCPASLMETVEEASMVHGLNLDRLMADLERL; encoded by the coding sequence ATGAGCGATTTCAAAGTTACTAAAGACACTTATCTAAGCGAGCTTTTAGAGAAAAAACCTGAAGCTGCTTACATCTTGATGAGTTATGGAATGGCTTGCGTAGGATGCCCTGCAAGCTTGATGGAAACAGTAGAAGAGGCTAGTATGGTCCACGGTCTTAACCTTGATAGGTTAATGGCTGACTTAGAAAGATTATAA
- a CDS encoding ABC transporter ATP-binding protein → MELKLIDIDKSYGKNHVLHGISFNVESGRPLAFLGRNGAGKSTTIKILMGVISKDGGKITLNGEDFSAKNFKIGYLPEERGMYQKVKILEQLVYFAKLKGYDPHAAKKSALELLDRVGLEEYANKKLEVLSKGNQQKVQIAQSLIGDPEIIIMDEPFSGLDPINSNLLRDLILERAGKDKLMFFSSHQMGYVDEICDDLAILNGGRVVVNGSIDGLKRKIAGNNVYIDLLNVDNVGVARDLNEKGFATSIKDEKIIVDLTDKNQAELLNAINEMGLKIDNYGIFKPTLSDIFVEYAR, encoded by the coding sequence ATGGAATTAAAATTAATTGATATAGATAAATCCTATGGTAAAAACCATGTTTTACATGGAATTAGTTTTAATGTTGAGAGCGGCCGGCCGCTTGCTTTTTTGGGCAGGAATGGTGCGGGCAAGTCCACAACAATTAAAATACTTATGGGAGTTATTTCAAAAGATGGAGGCAAGATTACTCTAAATGGAGAAGATTTTTCAGCTAAGAACTTTAAGATTGGTTATTTGCCAGAGGAAAGGGGCATGTACCAAAAGGTTAAAATTTTAGAGCAGCTGGTTTATTTTGCAAAGTTAAAGGGCTATGATCCTCATGCAGCAAAAAAATCTGCCCTTGAACTTTTAGACCGCGTTGGCCTGGAAGAATATGCCAACAAAAAACTAGAGGTTTTAAGTAAGGGTAACCAACAAAAAGTTCAAATCGCCCAATCGCTGATCGGTGATCCAGAGATTATTATTATGGACGAACCTTTTTCTGGTCTTGACCCTATCAACTCAAACTTGCTTCGCGATTTGATTTTAGAAAGGGCAGGCAAGGATAAGCTCATGTTTTTCTCTTCCCATCAAATGGGTTATGTAGATGAAATTTGCGATGACCTAGCTATATTAAACGGCGGTAGGGTTGTAGTTAATGGATCAATTGACGGACTCAAAAGAAAGATAGCCGGCAATAATGTATATATTGATCTATTAAATGTGGACAATGTTGGCGTGGCGAGAGACTTGAATGAAAAGGGTTTTGCTACATCTATCAAAGACGAAAAGATAATTGTAGACCTGACAGACAAGAATCAGGCAGAACTTTTGAATGCTATAAATGAGATGGGTCTAAAGATTGATAACTACGGAATCTTTAAACCGACACTTTCAGATATATTTGTAGAGTATGCGAGGTAA
- a CDS encoding glutaredoxin family protein: MKKIVIYTSDNCQFCHMAKDWLKENNFEFEEKNISEDKEAMLDLRKQGFAGVPVIFVDDEVILGFNQEKLEKALGL; this comes from the coding sequence ATGAAAAAAATTGTAATTTACACAAGTGATAATTGTCAATTCTGCCACATGGCAAAAGATTGGCTAAAAGAAAACAACTTCGAATTCGAAGAAAAGAATATTAGCGAAGATAAGGAAGCTATGCTTGACCTAAGAAAACAAGGTTTTGCTGGCGTTCCAGTAATTTTTGTTGATGATGAAGTTATTTTAGGATTCAACCAAGAAAAACTTGAAAAGGCACTAGGACTATAA
- the metG gene encoding methionine--tRNA ligase produces the protein MSKYYLTTPIYYPNGNLHIGHTYTTIVADVIKRYRQLKGDEVFFVTGTDEHGEKIATTAEKAGVTPKEFTDGIVASTKKLWSDLGIKYDCFRRTTDEEHVKAVQEIWQKLVDNDDIYKAKYKGLYCVPCESFFTEAQTNDGKCPDCGRELQEREEESYFFRLSKYKDKILEWYKTADIEPKSAMNEMANNFVNDLEDLSVSRSSISWGVPVPGDEKHVIYVWIDALSCYLTGIGYGFDEELFNKFYPADLHLVGKEILRFHIVIWPALLMALGLELPKKVIAHGWILFDGDKMSKSKGNVYYPEPIIQALGRDVLKYFILREFSFGSDGNFTIDKLVQRYNSDLVNDLGNLVSRTLSMIEKYFDGIIPEPNEYNDLDKEVLEQIKISSDKFYKQMDDFKFNFALEDVFVLIRRANKYIDETEPWKLAKEDTERLKTVLYVLCECIVAAAELLSPVLEDTAKEIYNKFNLTDEIKVKPGLKVVKGKNLFDRADDDKIDEIINLNNELAESRKIKSATETNVETKPQIEFSDFEKCDFRVGLVKSVENHPNADKLYVLKVDIGGEERTIVSGLKDHYKPEEIVGKKLAMIVNLKPVNLRGVESNGMILAAESGDALSLLRADRDIDPGAKIR, from the coding sequence ATGAGTAAATATTATTTAACAACACCAATTTATTATCCCAATGGCAATTTGCACATTGGTCATACTTATACAACTATCGTTGCAGATGTAATCAAAAGATACAGACAGCTCAAGGGCGATGAAGTATTTTTTGTAACTGGCACAGACGAACATGGGGAAAAGATCGCTACAACTGCTGAAAAGGCAGGTGTGACTCCAAAGGAATTTACAGACGGTATTGTAGCTTCTACCAAGAAACTATGGTCCGATTTGGGGATTAAATACGACTGCTTCAGAAGGACAACTGACGAAGAACACGTAAAGGCTGTACAAGAGATTTGGCAAAAACTCGTGGATAACGACGATATTTATAAGGCCAAGTACAAAGGTCTATATTGCGTGCCTTGTGAATCATTCTTCACAGAAGCACAAACCAACGATGGCAAGTGCCCAGATTGCGGCCGCGAATTGCAAGAACGCGAAGAAGAAAGTTATTTCTTTAGGCTAAGCAAATACAAGGACAAGATCCTCGAATGGTACAAGACCGCTGACATTGAACCAAAGAGCGCCATGAATGAAATGGCAAACAACTTTGTAAATGATTTGGAAGACTTATCTGTTAGTCGGTCATCAATATCTTGGGGCGTTCCAGTTCCAGGCGATGAAAAGCACGTTATCTATGTATGGATTGATGCTCTTAGCTGCTATCTAACAGGTATTGGCTATGGTTTTGATGAAGAGCTCTTCAATAAATTTTATCCAGCTGACCTTCACTTGGTTGGCAAGGAAATTTTGCGTTTTCACATTGTAATTTGGCCAGCACTTTTGATGGCTCTTGGTCTGGAGCTACCTAAGAAGGTTATAGCCCACGGATGGATTTTATTCGACGGTGACAAAATGAGTAAGTCCAAAGGCAATGTTTATTATCCAGAGCCAATTATCCAAGCCCTTGGTAGGGATGTGTTAAAGTACTTTATCCTTAGAGAATTTTCCTTTGGCAGCGACGGTAACTTTACCATTGACAAGCTAGTCCAAAGATACAATTCAGACTTGGTAAATGACCTAGGCAACTTGGTAAGTAGGACCCTGTCAATGATTGAAAAATATTTTGATGGAATTATACCTGAACCAAATGAATACAATGACTTGGACAAGGAAGTTCTAGAGCAAATTAAAATTTCATCCGATAAATTTTACAAGCAAATGGATGATTTTAAATTTAATTTTGCCCTTGAAGATGTCTTTGTACTCATCAGAAGGGCTAACAAATATATAGATGAAACTGAACCATGGAAGCTGGCTAAGGAAGACACAGAAAGGCTAAAAACAGTTCTATACGTCCTCTGTGAATGCATAGTCGCAGCTGCAGAGCTTCTGAGCCCTGTACTTGAAGATACAGCCAAGGAAATTTACAACAAATTTAATTTGACTGATGAAATTAAGGTAAAACCGGGCCTAAAAGTTGTCAAGGGCAAGAACTTATTTGACCGTGCTGATGACGATAAAATTGATGAAATTATTAATCTAAATAATGAACTCGCTGAATCCAGAAAAATAAAATCAGCGACTGAGACAAATGTTGAAACAAAACCACAAATCGAATTTTCTGATTTTGAGAAATGCGATTTCAGAGTTGGCTTAGTAAAATCAGTTGAGAACCATCCAAATGCTGACAAGCTTTATGTATTAAAGGTCGACATTGGTGGAGAAGAAAGAACTATTGTAAGCGGACTCAAAGATCATTATAAGCCAGAGGAAATCGTAGGCAAGAAGCTGGCAATGATTGTAAACTTAAAGCCAGTAAACCTCCGCGGAGTTGAAAGCAATGGTATGATTTTGGCTGCAGAAAGCGGAGATGCACTCTCACTCTTAAGGGCAGATAGGGATATTGATCCAGGTGCAAAGATAAGATGA
- the rnmV gene encoding ribonuclease M5: MIKEIIIVEGKDDITKVKQALDADVIATGGIHISKPKMDEIVEITKTRGAIILTDPDSPGETIRRKLKENLKCPIKDAYINQRDGVKNGDVGIENASADVIRKAIESANPMVQTQEKIYDSKFLFEHGFTGLDNSKYLREKVSEKLGIGKPNAKEFINRLNSFAIEEEKILQAIREVQAEGGK, from the coding sequence ATGATCAAAGAAATTATAATAGTTGAAGGCAAAGACGATATAACCAAAGTTAAACAGGCTTTAGATGCAGATGTGATCGCCACAGGTGGTATTCATATATCAAAGCCCAAGATGGATGAGATTGTTGAAATCACCAAGACCAGAGGAGCCATTATCTTAACTGATCCCGACTCTCCAGGCGAGACTATCAGAAGGAAGCTCAAAGAAAATTTAAAATGTCCGATAAAAGATGCTTATATAAATCAAAGAGATGGGGTAAAGAATGGCGATGTTGGCATCGAAAATGCCAGCGCCGATGTTATAAGAAAGGCAATTGAGTCGGCTAATCCCATGGTCCAAACACAAGAAAAGATTTACGATAGTAAATTTTTGTTTGAACATGGATTTACAGGCTTGGATAATTCTAAATATTTAAGAGAAAAGGTGAGCGAAAAACTCGGCATAGGTAAGCCCAATGCCAAGGAATTTATCAACAGATTAAATTCATTTGCAATTGAGGAAGAAAAAATTCTACAAGCCATCAGAGAAGTTCAAGCTGAAGGGGGAAAATAA
- a CDS encoding TatD family hydrolase, with translation MSLFIDSHTHLDDPSFDEDRDQIIRNFKDDGVLFAVNASSDLKSSLASVELTKYENIYAVVGVHPHEAKDFKEEDILEYKKMLENPKVVAIGECGLDYHYDLSDRETQKKVLERFIHFANEVDYPLVIHTREATKDTIDMLRVMRKGKTLIHCFTAPVEVAREYLDMGYYLSIGGAVTFKNAKHVVDSVKFAPLDRLLLETDAPYMTPVPFRGKRNEPKYISYVVKRIAELKCISPEEVIEQTTKNAREFYNI, from the coding sequence ATGAGTTTGTTTATAGATAGCCACACTCACTTGGACGACCCATCCTTTGATGAGGACAGGGATCAGATAATTAGAAATTTTAAAGATGATGGCGTTTTATTCGCTGTCAATGCGTCAAGTGATTTAAAATCTTCTCTTGCCTCTGTAGAGCTTACAAAGTACGAAAATATTTACGCTGTTGTGGGCGTTCATCCACATGAGGCCAAGGACTTTAAAGAAGAAGACATATTAGAATATAAAAAGATGCTTGAAAATCCAAAGGTAGTAGCCATTGGTGAATGCGGACTAGACTATCATTATGATTTGTCCGATAGGGAAACTCAGAAAAAAGTTCTTGAACGCTTTATACACTTTGCAAATGAAGTAGATTATCCATTAGTGATCCACACCAGGGAGGCGACCAAGGATACGATTGATATGCTAAGGGTCATGCGGAAGGGCAAGACTCTGATCCATTGTTTTACTGCGCCCGTTGAAGTGGCCAGGGAATATTTGGACATGGGTTATTATTTATCAATCGGTGGGGCTGTGACTTTTAAAAATGCAAAGCACGTTGTTGACTCAGTAAAGTTTGCACCCCTCGACAGATTGCTTTTGGAAACCGATGCTCCTTATATGACGCCAGTTCCTTTTAGGGGTAAGCGCAATGAGCCAAAATATATTTCATATGTAGTAAAGAGAATTGCAGAATTAAAATGTATCTCACCTGAGGAAGTCATTGAACAAACCACAAAAAACGCTAGGGAATTTTATAATATATGA
- the mnmH gene encoding tRNA 2-selenouridine(34) synthase MnmH, with the protein MYDIIDYDEINKNSILIDVRTQEEYEDFHIPGALSMPILNFEERKIVGTLYDNGEKDLAKAKALKFGSRKLKEFLDLIIEQNDKKIVFYCARGGFRSKTVAALFFSLGYNVCQLKGGIKHYRQIVNANLPDLIKDINLIALYGPTGSGKSNILNILKEDYPVIDLEALANHKGSVLGSIGMGKPHSQKTFEALVFEQLRHSTNKNFLIEGESKRIGNIVLPQNLWDKMLAAKKIYIESPIEYRVDRLIFEYVNQSSDSELLSALSNIEKYISKENYEAVVNSIKSKEYKLAAKILCEKYYDHNYKFRPDANTIVIENKNDAECAKEILKLINM; encoded by the coding sequence ATGTACGATATTATAGATTATGATGAAATAAATAAAAATTCAATATTAATAGATGTGAGAACACAGGAAGAATACGAGGACTTCCATATACCTGGTGCTCTGTCAATGCCTATTTTAAACTTTGAAGAGAGAAAAATTGTAGGAACCCTATATGACAATGGCGAAAAAGATTTAGCTAAAGCCAAGGCTTTGAAATTTGGGTCAAGAAAATTAAAAGAATTTTTAGATTTAATTATCGAACAAAATGATAAAAAAATTGTCTTTTACTGTGCCAGAGGCGGCTTTAGGTCAAAGACTGTTGCTGCCCTATTCTTTAGCTTAGGCTACAATGTCTGCCAACTAAAAGGTGGCATCAAGCACTATCGGCAAATAGTCAATGCAAATTTGCCTGATTTAATTAAAGATATAAATCTAATCGCCCTTTATGGTCCTACTGGTTCAGGAAAATCAAATATTTTAAATATTTTAAAAGAAGATTATCCAGTTATTGACTTAGAGGCTCTGGCAAATCACAAGGGCTCTGTCCTTGGTTCAATTGGCATGGGTAAACCTCATTCACAAAAAACCTTTGAGGCCCTAGTCTTTGAACAGTTAAGGCATTCAACTAATAAAAACTTTTTAATTGAAGGCGAAAGTAAACGCATCGGAAATATCGTCCTTCCCCAAAACTTGTGGGACAAGATGCTAGCAGCCAAGAAGATTTATATTGAATCCCCTATTGAATATAGAGTAGATAGGCTTATCTTTGAATATGTAAACCAATCTTCAGATTCCGAGCTCTTGTCCGCCTTATCCAATATCGAAAAATATATTTCAAAAGAAAATTATGAAGCAGTAGTTAATAGTATTAAATCAAAAGAATACAAGCTGGCAGCAAAAATTCTCTGTGAAAAATACTACGACCACAATTACAAATTTAGACCAGATGCAAATACAATAGTAATTGAAAATAAAAATGACGCAGAATGCGCCAAGGAAATTTTAAAATTAATAAATATGTAA